A genome region from Triticum aestivum cultivar Chinese Spring chromosome 2B, IWGSC CS RefSeq v2.1, whole genome shotgun sequence includes the following:
- the LOC123045873 gene encoding mitochondrial pyruvate carrier 1, protein MATAFKAFVNSPVGPKTTHFWGPVANWGFVLAGLVDLNKPPEMISGNMTAAMCVYSGLFMRFAWMVQPRNYLLLACHASNETVQLYHLSRCARAQGYLDSKKEPEAQQ, encoded by the exons ATGGCGACGGCGTTCAAGGCGTTCGTGAACAGCCCCGTCGGCCCCAAGACCACCCACTTCTGGGGCCCCGTCGCTAACTGGGGCTTCGTCCTCGCG GGTTTGGTTGacttgaacaagcctcctgagATGATATCTGGCAATATGACAGCCG CCATGTGTGTGTATTCTGGGCTCTTTATGAGGTTCGCGTGGATGGTACAGCCCCGGAACTACTTGCTCCTGGCATGCCATGCCTCCAACGAAACCGTTCAGCTCTATCATTTATCTCGCTGTGCTAGGGCTCAGGG GTATCTGGATTCCAAGAAAGAGCCGGAGGCCCAACAGTAA